AGTATAGAAAAAAATGCAAGCAAAACTCTTGAAATCATAAACGAAGTGCTAAATTTGGAGCAAAAGTGAGAGTGTTTATAGAGCTTCCAACTTGGCTTGGAGATGCTGTGATGGCGAGCGCAGCGATAGAAAATTTAAGTAAAAATGCTAAAAATATTGTATTTTTTGGCTCTTATGTGGCCTGTGAGCTTTATAAATCACATCCAAAGTGCGAAAAAGTAGTTATTGACAATAGTAAAAAGCAAAGCTCAAGATATTTAAGCCTTATAAAAACAGCTAGAAAGCTTGGAAAATTTGATATTGCTATTAGTTTTAGAAGCTCATTTGCTAGTAAATTTTTGCTATTTTTTCTAAAAGCAACGCAAAAATTTTGCTTTAAAAAGAGTGGTGAAGGCTTGCATCAGGTGCAAAAATATCTAAAATTTGTACAGCAAAGCCTAAATTTAAAAGAAATTTCAAACGAACTAAAAATTTACTATGATGCACAAAAAAGCGAGCAAAAGCTCCTCGTGCTAAATCCAGGTGCTAGCTACGGAAGTGCCAAAAGGTGGTACCCGCACTATTTTGCAGATGTTGCACTTCATTTTAAAGACGAATTTAATGTGAAGATCACTGGCTCAAAAGCTGAGCTTGAAATTTGTAATGAAATCGAGCAAATACTTACACAAAATGGTGCAAAATGTGAAAATTTAGCTGGAAAAACGAGTATAAAAGAGCTTTGTGAACTAATAGGCTCTATAAAAAATGGCATCTTTTTGACAAATGATAGTGGTCCTATGCATATCGCAGCTGCTTATAAAGTGCCACTTGTGGCTCTTTTTGGACCGACTAAATTTAAAGAGACTAGCCCATGGCAAGATGAAAGCGCAAAGATAGTGCATTTAAATTTAGAGTGTATGCCATGTATGAAGCGAGTGTGCCCTATAAAAACACATGCCTGTATGAAGGAGCTCACGCCAAAAATGGTTATTGCTGAAATAGAGCTATTAAGAAAGAAATTAAATTTTTGAAATTCTAAAAATATTAAACATATACATACAAAATTAAAAATTTTAGTTTTTATTTGACTACATTTTTACTAAATATTTGACATTGGTTATCAATATAGCTATAATCACGCAAAAATTTTTACTAAGAAGGTATTATGGAGCTAATTAAACATCACATTGATCATGTAATTATTGCGATTTTAGGCATTATGAGTTTTTTTGTACTTTGGTATACGATTGAGCGTATTATTTTTTATTCACGCGTTGATATAAAAGGCTATAAAAGTATCGAATCGCTTGAAGAAGCACTAACCAAAAATTTAACCACACTTTATATTATCTACTCAAATGCACCATATATAGGACTTCTTGGTACAGTTGCTGGAATTATGATCACATTTTATGATATGGGTATGGCAGGCGGAATCGATACTAAAAGCATAATGGTCGGCCTCTCTCTTGCGCTAAAAGCAACTGCTTTTGGACTACTTGTGGCGATACCAACTTTGATGATTTACAATGGTTTTGTCAGAAAAGTAGATGTAATGCTAAATAGATACAAGGCTGAAAATGCGTCTAAATAAAAAAGATGGGTTAAATATTGTCCCATTTATTGATATTATGCTTGTTTTGCTTGCTATCGTGCTTAGCATTTCGACTTTTATTGCTCAAGGCAAGATAGCTATTGATCTTCCAAGTGCAAACAGTGCTGAGCAAAGCAAAGAGGACGATAAAAATGTAAGCGTAGTAATTGATAAGGATAATAAATTTTTTATAGATGATGTAGAAATTTCTGAGAATGAACTCAAAGATAAGCTAAATGCTGTTGATATAAAGACATTGATCGAACTAAAAAGCGATAAAAATTCGAAATTTGATAGCTTTGTTAAAGTAATTGATATATTAAAAGAGAAGGGCCACGAAAATTTTGCAATCCAAACAATCTCTGAATAAAATTTCAAATTACAGCGGCTTAGCTGTTTCGCTTGTAGTGCATGGAGCAGCAGTATATTTTTTGCTTTCATATAATTTTGATGAGATAAAAATAGGTGAGCAAAAACCGATAAAAATAGCTCTTAATTCATTTACTCCAGTGCCACAAGTCTCAGCACCTCAAATAGCGGAGCAAATGCTTATCCCAGAGCCAACTCCACCAGCCCCACCACCACCGCCAGAGCCTCCAAAACCTGAGCCAAAGCCAGAACCAAAACCTGAACCTAAAAAGGTGGAGAAACCAAAGCGTGAAATAAAAAAGGTAGAGCCTAAAAAAGAGAAAAAAATAGAGCCCAAGCCTGAACCGATAATTGCTCAGCCAGTGCAGCCTATTGTACCGCCAGCCAGTGTAAATACAAATTTACCAGCCAATAACAAGTCTATCGCTGCAGCTCCAGCTCAAAATATAACACCTGAGCTAAATTTATCAAATTCACAAGGTGATGAAGATTTTACGAAGGTTATAATCGCAGTTAAGAGACATAAAAGTTACCCAAATAATGCTAGACGTATGAAGCATCAAGGTGTTGTAGAAGTTAGGTTTTTACTCAAGCAAGACGGCAGCATAGATGAACTTAAAGTTAGTAAAAGCTCTGGTTTTGAGTCGCTTGATAATGGTGCTTTAGAAAATATTCAAAGAGCAAGTTCTGAGTTTCCAAAGCCTAAACAAGATCGTTATCTGCGCTTTCCTATTTCATATACACTAAAATAAATTACAAGCTTATTTAAGCTCGTAATTTATTATTTGCTTTGTAGAATTTCTTTTGTATTTCAAGTCAAAATAGAAAAACATAACTTATTTTATTTAAAAAAGTGTGTATTTTAAACTTGCTTTAAATATTAAGCATGTATAATCTGACTTTCTTTAACGGGTGGTTGGATAGCTCAGTCGGTAGAGCAGCAGACTGAAAATCTGCGTGTCGGCAGTTCGATTCTGCCTCTAACCACCATTAACCTTTCCTTAAATATTAATCCCTTTCTCTTAGTTCTATTAAATTTCGTATTTACAAGACTTCTAGGTTATTTATAAAATTTAAATAAATTTTTGTTATTAATAAATTTAAAATATAACAATGCTATTTTTGTCTTATACATTCTAGGATTAATAAAATCTGCAAGGTCAAATAAATTTTTGCAAAAGACAATCTTATAAAAATTTACCCTAAATAAGCTTTTTAATCAAAATGTTATATTTGTATCAAATCATCCTTAAAATATAAGTTTAATCTAAATCCATAAGAGATATAATCTTGATTAAATTTATATTAACTTAGGAGGTTTCATGGATTTTCTCATGAATTTAAGTGAAGGCATGCAGTTTGCTATCCAGCTTCTCATCGTCCTTATCTGTTTGTTCTACGGAGCTAAAAAAGGCGGTATCGCACTTGGTATGCTAGGTGGTATCGGTCTTATAGTCCTCGTTTTTGGATTTAATATCGAGCCTGGTAAGCCAGCAATTGATGTTATGCTAACTATCCTCGCTGTTGTTGTGGCAAGTGCTACGCTTCAAGCCAGTGGTGGTCTTGATGTTATGCTTCAAATAGCAGAAACCATACTTAGAAAAAATCCAAAATATGTAAGTATCTTGGCTCCTTTTGTAACATGTACACTTACTATTTTATGCGGTACTGGACACGTTGTTTATACCGTGCTTCCTATCGTTTATGATATCGCTATCAAAAATGGCATCCGCCCAGAGCGACCAATGGCAGCAAGCTCGATAGCCTCACAAATGGGCATCATCGCTAGCCCAGTTTCAGTTGCTGTTGTAACTCTTACAAGCTTTCTTATTAATGCTAAAACTCACTTAGCTGGCTTTGATGGATATTTAGATCTTTTAAAGATTACTATCCCTTCGACATTTTGCGGTGTTTTGGCGGTAGGAATTTTTAGCTGGTTTAGAGGTAAAGATCTTGATAAAGATGAAGTATTTCAAACAAAGCTTCAAGATCCTGAGTTTAAAAAATATGTTTATGGCGATAGTGCGACACTTTTGGGCAAAAAGCTTCCTGGGTATCAATGGGCTGCAATGTGGATATTTTTAGGCTCTATTCTTGTAGTTGCGCTTCTTGGATATTTTAAAGATCTTCGTCCAAGCTGGACTACTTACAAAGACGCAACGGTCGTTCAAGTAATAGCTAACCTTCCAACTGAACAAAAAGTTTTAAAAACCTTAAAAATAAAAGACGCTAGCATCCAAACAGAGGCGGCTGAGCTAAAAGTAGCAAACGATAAGCTAAATGCCAATCAAAAAGCTCAATCAGTCAAAATCATCGGCAAAGATGCAAATCAAACTCTTACTCGCACAGCTGATGGTGCAGTAACATATATAAATGAAAAAGGCGCAAAAGAAGAATTCCAAGGTGCTTACATTAATATAAGCAACAAACAAGCATCTTCAAAAAGCCTAAGCATGGTTCATGTTATCCAAATTTTCATGCTTTTAACAGGCGCTATCATTTTAATCTTTACACCAACAGATGCTAGCAAGATCGGTAAAAACGAGATATTTAGATCAGGCATGATCGCTCTTGTTGCAGTATTTGGTATCTCTTGGATGGCTGAGACTATGTTTGCAGTGCATACTCCGATGATGAAAGAGGCGCTAGGAAGCATCGTAAAAGAGCACCCTTGGACTTATGCGGTTATGCTCTTGATTATCTCAAAATTTGTAAATTCTCAAGCTGCAGCCTTGGTTGCTTTTGTGCCATTAGCATTAAATATCGATGTTAATCCTGCTATCATTCTAGCTTTTGCGCCAGCTTGCTACGGATACTACATCCTACCAACATATCCAAGCGACCTTGCAGCTATTCAGTTTGATAGAAGTGGTACGACACATATTGGTAAATTTGTTATCAATCACAGCTTTATCATTCCGGGTCTTATTGGTGTTATATCCTCTTGTATATTTGGCTATATTTTTGCAACTGCTTTTGGATATCTATAATAGATAAATTCTCTTGCTGCTAGTAATTTCTAGTGGCAAGAGTAGAATTTATCAAAGCTTATCTTTAAATTTTTGTTTATTGCTCATATAAACGAAGCTTAGCACTTCGGCCACGGCCCTAAAAAGATGTGCTGGTATCGTATCATCGACTTCACAAATTTTATAAAGCTCTCTTGCGAGTGGTGGGTTTTCATAAATTTGCACACCATTTTCAACGGCTATTTTTTTGATTTGCAGTGCTAAAAAATCAACACCTTTGGCAAGTATTATCGGCGCCTCGTCGCGACTTTTATCATATCTTATCGCCACGGCGTAGTGAGTAGGGTTTGTGATGACTACGTCAGCTTGTGGGATATTTTGCATCATTCGACGCTTGGCTGCACGCATTTGCGCTTGACGAATTCTGCCTTTTACCTGAGGATCTCCTTCCATTTGCTTATACTCATCTTTTATCTCTTGCTTGCTCATACGAAGGTCTTTAAAGTATTGAAAACGCACGATGAGAAGGTCGATAAGTCCGATCACAAAAAGAATAAAAAGCATGACACTAACAAGAATGATGAGCTTTTCTTTTAGCCAAGCAAGCTGATCAAACATAGAAAAAAAGAGCGTGTGCGGTAGCTCCTTTATAAACTGCAAGAAAAAATAAAATCCAACACCAAAGACGATACTAACTTTTAGTACGATTTTAATGCTGTCTATCACTTTTTTCATCGAGAATAAATTTTTTAGCCCTTTTAGCGGGTTTATCTTGCCAAAATTTGGCATTATAGGTTTTGTGGTAAAGATAAATCCAAACTGCATTACATTTGCGATGACACCAGCGATCGCCACACAGATACAAACTGGAAGTATCATAAGAAGTGACCTTGCAAAGGTATTTACAACGATCATTTTTACAGTTGGTAAGGTAAGTGGCTGACCGATAAATTTTGAATAGTATATATAAAGTGAGATGATCTGTTCTTTCATAAAATTTAGCATCGCAAGTAGTACGCCAATAGCGATGACAAGGGTCACGAACCCAGCTAGGTCCTGACTTTTGGGTACGTTACCATCCTTTTTTGCATCTTCTATCTTTTTGGGGGTCGCTTCTTCGGTTTTTTCCTGATCTTCGCCTGCCATCTTTATCCTAAGCTTGCTTAAATTTGGGGCGATTATAGCCAAAATGCGGTTAAACTATCCGCTAAAACCACCTTTTGCATATAAAAAGAGCTAAGCTATCTTAGTCATTTTTAGCTAAAATCAACAAAAACAAGGGGTAAACAAGATATTGTCTTTAGAGTCAAAAAAGTACAAAAATTTTAGGTAAGTATGCAAAGATTTATGCTGAGCTAAATGGGAGAAAATCAAGTGATTACGACTATTTGTTTGAAAAGTGCCTAGAAGATGGCGATGTTGAGGTGTTGAATAATCTCCTCTTTTAGTATGCAAAGCTAAATTTACTCCCCAGGCTGCAACGGCGGATATAACCAGTGTGGGAGGCTCTTTCAAGAAGAAATTCCTAGGCCAAAACTCTATTTTGTTTTGCCACCTGAGTTTGAACTGATAAATATGATCTTAAATGCGCCAGTAGCTAAAACTCTGATACATCAGCCTTATTTACCAAATGACAAAACCTTTTTTCTGGATCATAGCTCTATGATAAGAAATTTAGCCGATGAGATCATAAAATCAGGGGCATTAAAGTAGAATTTATAAACTTTTGGCTAACATTCACACCTTACAACCAATAAAGCTCCATAAATCTTTTGCAAAAAAGTGCTTTTTGGTCTTACCAAATTTTAGAAAGGTAGAGTATGTCAAAATACGCTATATTTAAGCATGGTGGTAAGCAATATCGTGTTAGCGAGGGCGAGTACCTTAAGCTAGATCACTTTAGTGCTGAAGCTAAATCAACCGTTGAGATTACAGAAGTTTTGGCTGTAAATGACGGCGAAGTAAAGGTAGGTGCGCCATTTGTGAAGGGTGCAAAAGTTGTTCTTGAGGTCATTAATGAAGGCAAAGACAAAAAAGTAGTTATCTACAAAAAACGCAGACGTAAAGACTCAAAACTAAAACGCGGCTTTAGAAGACAATTTACACGTGTAAAAGTCGTAAGTATCGCAGCTTAAGGAGATAAGATATGGCACACAAAAAAGGTCAAGGTTCAACCCAAAATAACCGTGATAGTATCGGACGCCGATTAGGTGTTAAGAAATTTGGTGGCGAGTTCGTTCGTGCTGGAAATATAATCATCCGCCAAAGAGGAACAGCAACTCACGCTGGAAATAACGTAGGTCTTGGCAAAGATCACACTATTTTTGCATTAGTCGATGGCTTTGTAAAATTTGAAAGACTTGATAAAAACAGAAAAAAAGTATCTGTTTATCCAGCTGCATAATCTCAGGGGCAATCGCCCCTTTCTTTCTTGAAATTATTCAAAAATCAAAATTTTTATTTAGTGTTTAGAATTTTTCAAATAGCTATTTGGGAGAAATTTTAAATCAACCATAGCTTTATATTTTAGGCTTTATACTGATTGTCTTTGCTTTATTCTAGACAAGATATCACGATTTAATTTCAGTAAAGTTGGATATAATCCAAATAAAAAATTTAAGGTAAAAAATGTTTATAGATAGTGCAAGATTGACTCTAAGTTCGGGGCATGGTGGAGCTGGAGCTGTGAGTTTTCGCCGTGAAAAACACGTCATTTTAGGCGGTCCTGATGGCGGAGATGGCGGAGATGGCGGAGACGTTTATTTTGTTTGTGACAACAATACCCATACTTTAGCAAATTATAAGGGTAAAAGAGCCATGAAAGCTGGCAATGGTGAAGCTGGCATGGGCAAGCGAATGACTGGCAAAAAGGGCGAAAATTTAGAACTCATAGTCCCTCCTGGCACAGCTGTTTATGATGCACAGACAAATGAACTACTCTGTGATATAGTTAGCGAGGGTCAAAAGACGCTATTTTTAAAGGGCGGTAAAGGCGGACTCGGAAATTTTCACTTTAAAAGCTCTATCAACCAAGCTCCAGAATACGCACAAAAAGGTATGCCTGAAGAGAGCATTGAAGTAAGGCTCGAGTTAAAGCTCATTGCTGATGTTGGTTTGGTGGGCTTTCCAAATGTTGGTAAATCAACTCTTATTTCAACAGTATCAAATGCCAAACCACAGATCGCAAACTACGAATTTACAACGCTTACGCCAAAGCTTGGCCTTGTTGAGGTCGATGAGTTTAGTGGCTTTGTCATGGCTGACATCCCTGGTATCATCGAGGGGGCGAGCGATGGACGTGGCTTGGGCGTTAAATTTCTAAAGCACATCGAGAGAAATAAAATTTTGCTTTTCATGATAGATAGTGCGAATTATAGAAGCATGAGCGAGCAGTTTAGCGTGCTAAAAGAGGAGGTTGCTAAATTTTCAAGCGTACTTGCTAGCAGGGACTATGCGATCGCTATCACCAGAGTCGATGCGGCAGAAAATTTAGATGAAAACATAAAAGAATTTATGAAATTTTTAAAGCTAAAGCCAGAGCAAAACGGTAAATTTATCTACAAACAAGATTTACTCAGCTTTGATCATTCAAAACCATATTTTATTTTGCCGATCTCGTCAGCGACAAACGAGAACATCGACGAGCTTAAATTTGCACTGCTTGAGCTACTTAAAAATGAGCTTTGAGTTGCGACTTTTTAGCGCTTTGAACATAGAAATTTAAGAACATAAAATGAAGAAAATTTTTTGCATTATGCTATTTTACTTTAGCGCATATAGCTGTGATCCGGCGGATCCGGCGTATATGTTTTTGGATTACAATGACATAGATCGTGACGGCATGCTAAATTTAGATGAATGGATGGCTTGCGAGGTGCCACCAGGACTAAAAATAGCACCAGATCTATGCACTAGTGAGGAATTTAAAAGGCTGGATCTTGATCGTAGTGGCAAAGTTAACATTAATGAGCTAGGAAATTTGACATTTCAAAAGATTAACTGGCAAGAAGATCCATGCGCCTCTTGGTTGACTGGCAGTAAAAACGCAGATCAAAATAAAAGTCGTTGAAATTTAAAGGAAAAGTGATGAATGTAGTTTTTATGGGGACGCCTGATTATGCCGTTAGGATACTTAGGCATCTAAAAGAGGCTGGCTTTAATATAAAAGCAGTCTTTACCCAGCCTGATAAGCCAGTTGGCAGAAAGCAAATTTTAACCCCAAGCGAGGTGAAAATTTACGCTCAAAATGAGCTAGTAGGCGTGCCAGTGCTTACACCAAATACGCTAAAAGATGAGGCGGTGGTTGCCGAGCT
This genomic interval from Campylobacter concisus contains the following:
- the waaF gene encoding lipopolysaccharide heptosyltransferase II — its product is MRVFIELPTWLGDAVMASAAIENLSKNAKNIVFFGSYVACELYKSHPKCEKVVIDNSKKQSSRYLSLIKTARKLGKFDIAISFRSSFASKFLLFFLKATQKFCFKKSGEGLHQVQKYLKFVQQSLNLKEISNELKIYYDAQKSEQKLLVLNPGASYGSAKRWYPHYFADVALHFKDEFNVKITGSKAELEICNEIEQILTQNGAKCENLAGKTSIKELCELIGSIKNGIFLTNDSGPMHIAAAYKVPLVALFGPTKFKETSPWQDESAKIVHLNLECMPCMKRVCPIKTHACMKELTPKMVIAEIELLRKKLNF
- the exbB gene encoding TonB-system energizer ExbB, with product MELIKHHIDHVIIAILGIMSFFVLWYTIERIIFYSRVDIKGYKSIESLEEALTKNLTTLYIIYSNAPYIGLLGTVAGIMITFYDMGMAGGIDTKSIMVGLSLALKATAFGLLVAIPTLMIYNGFVRKVDVMLNRYKAENASK
- the exbD gene encoding TonB system transport protein ExbD — translated: MRLNKKDGLNIVPFIDIMLVLLAIVLSISTFIAQGKIAIDLPSANSAEQSKEDDKNVSVVIDKDNKFFIDDVEISENELKDKLNAVDIKTLIELKSDKNSKFDSFVKVIDILKEKGHENFAIQTISE
- a CDS encoding energy transducer TonB, which translates into the protein MQSKQSLNKISNYSGLAVSLVVHGAAVYFLLSYNFDEIKIGEQKPIKIALNSFTPVPQVSAPQIAEQMLIPEPTPPAPPPPPEPPKPEPKPEPKPEPKKVEKPKREIKKVEPKKEKKIEPKPEPIIAQPVQPIVPPASVNTNLPANNKSIAAAPAQNITPELNLSNSQGDEDFTKVIIAVKRHKSYPNNARRMKHQGVVEVRFLLKQDGSIDELKVSKSSGFESLDNGALENIQRASSEFPKPKQDRYLRFPISYTLK
- a CDS encoding anaerobic C4-dicarboxylate transporter, with the translated sequence MDFLMNLSEGMQFAIQLLIVLICLFYGAKKGGIALGMLGGIGLIVLVFGFNIEPGKPAIDVMLTILAVVVASATLQASGGLDVMLQIAETILRKNPKYVSILAPFVTCTLTILCGTGHVVYTVLPIVYDIAIKNGIRPERPMAASSIASQMGIIASPVSVAVVTLTSFLINAKTHLAGFDGYLDLLKITIPSTFCGVLAVGIFSWFRGKDLDKDEVFQTKLQDPEFKKYVYGDSATLLGKKLPGYQWAAMWIFLGSILVVALLGYFKDLRPSWTTYKDATVVQVIANLPTEQKVLKTLKIKDASIQTEAAELKVANDKLNANQKAQSVKIIGKDANQTLTRTADGAVTYINEKGAKEEFQGAYINISNKQASSKSLSMVHVIQIFMLLTGAIILIFTPTDASKIGKNEIFRSGMIALVAVFGISWMAETMFAVHTPMMKEALGSIVKEHPWTYAVMLLIISKFVNSQAAALVAFVPLALNIDVNPAIILAFAPACYGYYILPTYPSDLAAIQFDRSGTTHIGKFVINHSFIIPGLIGVISSCIFGYIFATAFGYL
- the flhB gene encoding flagellar biosynthesis protein FlhB is translated as MAGEDQEKTEEATPKKIEDAKKDGNVPKSQDLAGFVTLVIAIGVLLAMLNFMKEQIISLYIYYSKFIGQPLTLPTVKMIVVNTFARSLLMILPVCICVAIAGVIANVMQFGFIFTTKPIMPNFGKINPLKGLKNLFSMKKVIDSIKIVLKVSIVFGVGFYFFLQFIKELPHTLFFSMFDQLAWLKEKLIILVSVMLFILFVIGLIDLLIVRFQYFKDLRMSKQEIKDEYKQMEGDPQVKGRIRQAQMRAAKRRMMQNIPQADVVITNPTHYAVAIRYDKSRDEAPIILAKGVDFLALQIKKIAVENGVQIYENPPLARELYKICEVDDTIPAHLFRAVAEVLSFVYMSNKQKFKDKL
- the rplU gene encoding 50S ribosomal protein L21, encoding MSKYAIFKHGGKQYRVSEGEYLKLDHFSAEAKSTVEITEVLAVNDGEVKVGAPFVKGAKVVLEVINEGKDKKVVIYKKRRRKDSKLKRGFRRQFTRVKVVSIAA
- the rpmA gene encoding 50S ribosomal protein L27, which produces MAHKKGQGSTQNNRDSIGRRLGVKKFGGEFVRAGNIIIRQRGTATHAGNNVGLGKDHTIFALVDGFVKFERLDKNRKKVSVYPAA
- the obgE gene encoding GTPase ObgE, with translation MFIDSARLTLSSGHGGAGAVSFRREKHVILGGPDGGDGGDGGDVYFVCDNNTHTLANYKGKRAMKAGNGEAGMGKRMTGKKGENLELIVPPGTAVYDAQTNELLCDIVSEGQKTLFLKGGKGGLGNFHFKSSINQAPEYAQKGMPEESIEVRLELKLIADVGLVGFPNVGKSTLISTVSNAKPQIANYEFTTLTPKLGLVEVDEFSGFVMADIPGIIEGASDGRGLGVKFLKHIERNKILLFMIDSANYRSMSEQFSVLKEEVAKFSSVLASRDYAIAITRVDAAENLDENIKEFMKFLKLKPEQNGKFIYKQDLLSFDHSKPYFILPISSATNENIDELKFALLELLKNEL
- a CDS encoding GDP-mannose dehydrogenase, translating into MKKIFCIMLFYFSAYSCDPADPAYMFLDYNDIDRDGMLNLDEWMACEVPPGLKIAPDLCTSEEFKRLDLDRSGKVNINELGNLTFQKINWQEDPCASWLTGSKNADQNKSR